Part of the Methanobacterium paludis genome is shown below.
CAGAGAGATTTAATTACATAATAAGCTATTTTAATGCATTAACGGAGTTTATGCAGAAAGGTGGGAAACGGGAGATGGCTTTAACTCTAGAAGATGCAAAGTCCTGTCTATTTTACACATACTTCTTCATGCGAGACATATTAAAATTGATGAACTATTAAAACTGATGAAGCCCGTAAAAAATTAAGTAAAAATAAATGGTAAAATAAATTTCAGTTTCAGACATTTTAAACATATTAGGAAGTTACAAATTTTAAAAAAAAGTCTAAAAAAGAATTTGTAAAAAAGAATTTAGTTTTTAAAAATAATTTAAAATAATTAATAAAAGATTAGGATTTATCCACGATCTGGGCATCGAGTTTGGCCTTGGCTCTTTTGAATGCCGTGAGAAATGTTTCTTCCTCCTTTAGGGGTGTTATCTCAAGGCCTAATTTACGATGTTCTTCGATCCAGTCCACTGAAAATATAGGGATATCAATTTTTATGGGTTCTTCAGTTGGGTTTACAACGATTATGTTCCTGTAGGGGAATTCTGTTTCAACTATGTAACCTCCAACACTTATGATGTGCTGTGGTCTTACAACGAACTTCATTTAATCACCAGATGAGTTTGTTTTTGAATCATCATTAACGAATCTTTTTTTTTAATTTTTGATCTAATTTTAAATTATAGGTTTGAGCTAGTTTACATGGACTGATTTTCCTTTAAGATACCGTTACTTTAAGATCACTAAGATCACCCAAAAAATGGAAAACCAGTCTAGGTTTCTAGAGGAAAGTTACAACCAGTGCAGCAACTCCCAGGATTGAAGAACCTACAACCACAGGATAGAACTGTCTGTAGGTGAATATTGGCGAAAATGCACTTACACTTGCCATCAATATCGGGAATATAAGTACAACAGCCAGACTTACGATCGAGTGCCAGTCCATGAGGTTTGGTGGTATGCCTAAAAACAGGGTTGTAAATAGGGTTGCAAGAACAACCATCAGGAAACCCCTGCTTATATAAACATATGCACGGGATTTAGACGCATATTCTAGTAAAGGTCCTTCTATAACATCTGCTTTAGCTTTGAGTATTGAGAATGGGTACTCGTTGAGGAGTATCATGTAACCTACGAAGAACACCGCCGCCCCAATTATACCTGCTAAACTAAAAAGCACAGGTCCGTGAATCTGTTGGTATGCAACTATGTCACTCATGTACAGGCTTTTAGTCATTAAAACCGGTACAAAAATTGCTATGTATAATGGGAAAGAACCGAATGCTATAAGACGAAATGCCCTCTTGGTACTGAGTTCCTCCAGGTATGACCTCTGTGTTTCCGGATGTTTGGCTCCCTTAACAATGTCAGGAAATGCCATTCTAAGTGATAGAACTGATTTTGATAGTGAGCCCATGAACATGTATATGACTTCTTCTATCTTTAAAAGTCCAATTATTCCAATTATACTTGCAAAAGCGGCAAAAGAGTACATCTGGGGCATCATAAAGAGTAATATGAACACTACAGATAAAATACTTATAATTGGCAGTGCGTTGTACAGTCTGGGCATTTCAGTGTTTGGGGTTATAGTTTCCTTGAAGAAGAATTTGATTGGAGCCATGAAACCTGGGCTTGATAGGGGCGGACCTATCCTCTGCTGGATCCTTGCTTGTACGAACTTCCTTTCCAATCCTGGAAGCCATAAACCGACGAAAAACGCCACTATAAATGTTCCGATTACAGCGATTATTGAGTTTATAACTGTCATCTGCACTTCTCTCCTACTATTTGTCCATCCTGATTATTTTTATTGCACGGTCTGTGCATGTGAAGCATGGGTCGCACTGAACAATTGAAAGCTGGGCATCTGTTACATGCTGGCCTACGCAGGCGTACTGCATTGCACCAATGTTTGTAATTGAAGGAGTTCTTATGATGGAATGTCTGACCCTTCCGTCCTCAAGAGCATAGGAATGGTAAAGTGTACCCCTTGGCACCTCAATGTAACTTTTGGTAATGGGTGTATCCTGCATCTCCCAGCTCCTGTTGGTTATCTTACCCTCGGGTAAGTTTGAAATTGCCTGTCTTATTATTTTAATAGACTCCAAAACCTCAAATACACGAACGAGAAGGTTTGATTTAACATCCCCATCGTCCTGAGTTATAACATCAAATTCATAGGGGTCGTAGATAGCCATATCACGGCGCAAGTCCTTTTCAACGCCTGTTGCACGTAGAGTTGGGCCGCTGGTACCAAGTTTAATGGCATCTTTTTGAGATAAAACTCCAACACCAGTTATACGGGACATTATCATTGGATCTGACACGAACCTGTCTGCAAAAGCTGTTATTTTTTCTTCAACTACATCCATACCCATTTTGATCTTCTGTATCCTCATATCATCCAGTTCACAGCGCGGCCTGATACCACCTATGATCGGTGCACCGTACTGAACCCTGTTACCCCCGATCATTCCCAGAAGTTCCATAACAGTTTCTCTGATATAAAACATCCTCATGGAAAATGTTTCATGGCCTAATACCTCGCATCCGTGGGCTAAATACAACATGTGGCTGTGCAGACGTTCGAGTTCTTCCATTATTATTCGGATGGACTGTGCACGATCCGGTACCTCAATCCC
Proteins encoded:
- the ehbP gene encoding energy-converting hydrogenase B subunit EhbP; amino-acid sequence: MKFVVRPQHIISVGGYIVETEFPYRNIIVVNPTEEPIKIDIPIFSVDWIEEHRKLGLEITPLKEEETFLTAFKRAKAKLDAQIVDKS
- a CDS encoding respiratory chain complex I subunit 1 family protein, encoding MTVINSIIAVIGTFIVAFFVGLWLPGLERKFVQARIQQRIGPPLSSPGFMAPIKFFFKETITPNTEMPRLYNALPIISILSVVFILLFMMPQMYSFAAFASIIGIIGLLKIEEVIYMFMGSLSKSVLSLRMAFPDIVKGAKHPETQRSYLEELSTKRAFRLIAFGSFPLYIAIFVPVLMTKSLYMSDIVAYQQIHGPVLFSLAGIIGAAVFFVGYMILLNEYPFSILKAKADVIEGPLLEYASKSRAYVYISRGFLMVVLATLFTTLFLGIPPNLMDWHSIVSLAVVLIFPILMASVSAFSPIFTYRQFYPVVVGSSILGVAALVVTFL
- a CDS encoding hydrogenase large subunit gives rise to the protein MDNQGTDKKVDRNVIETEISMGTVHPAALEPYRVRLFVEDEIVKDAEITVGVNHRGVERIMEGLPVEKANSLTEKICGICSNSHIWNSCMVTEKALGIEVPDRAQSIRIIMEELERLHSHMLYLAHGCEVLGHETFSMRMFYIRETVMELLGMIGGNRVQYGAPIIGGIRPRCELDDMRIQKIKMGMDVVEEKITAFADRFVSDPMIMSRITGVGVLSQKDAIKLGTSGPTLRATGVEKDLRRDMAIYDPYEFDVITQDDGDVKSNLLVRVFEVLESIKIIRQAISNLPEGKITNRSWEMQDTPITKSYIEVPRGTLYHSYALEDGRVRHSIIRTPSITNIGAMQYACVGQHVTDAQLSIVQCDPCFTCTDRAIKIIRMDK